A single region of the Stigmatopora argus isolate UIUO_Sarg chromosome 6, RoL_Sarg_1.0, whole genome shotgun sequence genome encodes:
- the mrto4 gene encoding mRNA turnover protein 4 homolog — translation MPKSKRDKKISLTKTAKKGLESKQKLIEELRKCVDTYKYLFIFSVANMRNNKLKDVRTAWKHSRFFFGKNKVMIVAIGKGETDEYRDNLCQVSKRLRGEVGVLFTNKTKEDVQEYFSHYKEMDYARSGNRAKRDVTLDEGPLEQFTHSMEPQLRQLGLPTSLKKGVVTLLKDHTVCKDGDVLTPEQARILKLLGIEMAEFKVTIKCMWSSETGAFEVMEEDDDQPMQDKEEEEEEDQEAEDGE, via the exons TTTCTTTAACAAAAACAGCCAAGAAGGGACTCGAATCAAAACAGAAATTGATAGAAGAG TTACGGAAATGTGTCGACACCTACAAATATTTGTTCATCTTCTCTGTGGCTAATATGAGGAATAACAAGTTGAAAGACGTCAGGACAGCGTGGAAACACAGCAG ATTCTTCTTTGGAAAAAACAAAGTCATGATAGTGGCCATTGGGAAAGGAGAAACGGACGAATACAGAGATAACTTATGTCAG GTCAGCAAGCGTCTTCGGGGGGAAGTGGGCGtgctttttacaaataaaaccaAGGAGGACGTACAAGA ATATTTTAGCCATTACAAAGAGATGGATTATGCACGATCAGGAAATCGGGCTAAGAGGGATGTGACTCTGGATGAAGGGCCTTTGGAGCAGTTCACACACTCCATGGAGCCTCAACTTAGGCAGCTCGGCCTCCCTACTTCGCTCAAAAAAG GGGTCGTGACACTATTAAAGGATCACACGGTATGCAAAGATGGTGACGTTCTCACTCCTGAACAAGCTCGTATTTTG AAACTGTTGGGTATAGAGATGGCCGAGTTCAAAGTGACGATCAAATGCATGTGGAGCTCTGAAACAGGCGCATTTGAGGTCATGGAGGAGGATGACGACCAGCCTATGCAGGacaaagaagaggaggaggaggaagatcaAGAGGCAGAGGATGGAGAGTGA